The genomic DNA CTGGCTTTTCATCTCCACCTGGGATGGCTGCATTTTTCTGCCTAATGGGATGTCTAGAATCCCCACATTGAGTCTGGGATGGTTTTGATACCTCCTTCTCAAATTTAGAGGAACTCTCCATGTTGCTGTCCTTAAAAACAATCAGTTTTTATGATCAAGGCAAGTTTAGAGCACTGAGCTGTCTAGGacagaaggaaaaacaacaacaccctgattctttttggattttgtaatcaTCTAGGTGGAAACATCTGGATTTTAATAAGGCAAATAATGCTTTGGTCAAGTAAGGCCAGGTGGCTTCTATGTCAGGAAGGGAAGAGTGACCCATTCTGGAGCTTAGTCCCAACTTGAAAGGAGCTGTCCAGTGGATAGTTCCTTCAAAGTTGAgtctaaaatccagaatggatacACTGCCTCCttgacacagaagccaccagctgctactgatATTAAGTCTTGTGTGGAACTGCAGCTATAATTTTACATTCCCTAACTTCAAAATAGCAACCCCTGAGCAACACTGTGTGGAAGCATTTCTGCTGCTCCTGGTTGGCTATTGATTTTTGGTAGACATGGGCATATTGCTAGATATACCTCTGCAAGTCGTCCtctgtctttccttcttcctcccaaggCTGATCAGCCTTTTGCCACAGTCCGAGTGTGCATGAAACATTTCCTCTGAACATCACTTGCTAAAATCCTGTGTGCCACAGACTGCAGCTAAtggcccatttttttttttaaatggccaaaGTAGGACTAGAAGCCACTGTCAGATGCTCCATAATGGCCAGCTAGCCAGTGGTCTTGCCAGTCACTGGTTTGGAAATACTATTCTCACTTTAACATCAGTGACCACAGAGAATAGTCCTTTACTATCTCTGAATCTGTGTAGATTTCCGGGCCTCAGGCTCTGTTGTTCTTTGTTTACTTGCTTGTTTTGGCACATCCTTGGACATGGTGTACTAAGCAGGGCTAATTCTTCTATCCACTGAGCTGCTTCTTTCAAACTTTGACATTTCTGTTTGATTGACTGCACTTGGGGTATATTATTTACTTTTCATTACCCAGGATGCTCTGGGATTTATCTTCCAGCTGTTTCACATCAGATCTTCTCCAGTGGAAGCTTGGGATTATGATGAAGAGTCTGCCTTGTGCAGTAGGGTGCAGGCTGTACTTTTCCAGATCTTCCTTATCACTACATTTAATGAACAGTCCAGCCTTCTGAATGCCTAGTTCTCCAGAGACAGGATGGAGTCTcacataaaaacacacatacacacacacacacttagggtGTATTCAGTCCAGCATATTTACTTCTGCGACAAAAACaagtgagattttaaaaagaaccttGCCCTGATATGTTCTTATTCTACTTGTCCCTGCATGAGTACAATCTGCATGCAGAAATAAAAGCCTAGGGCAATTACAAGTATTCAGAACAAGGAAGGCTGCCCTTTCCTGCTTCATGTGATAAATAGCAGACCTTCCTTGCAATATGATCTGTTGGCTGCAGGCAAAGAAGTCTGCTGCTCATCCTCATAAATGGATCTATAATATCTCGTGCATACTGCAGACAAACGGATCTCCTTGGAGAGAAATGGCATAGTAGTAAATTTTGAAACGAGCAAGCTCACCATGAGCCACACCCTGGAAGGAGAATCTAatgcaaagaaggagattccaaaaATGAAAGCATATCCATGTTGTTGGTCCATGTATCATATATTCAATATCATATCTGTCAATTTTCCTCTTTACCAGGAGTCTTTTGTAAAGCAGATAGAACTTAATTATTATGTACCAAGCAATATCAAGCAAACACAGCATACTTTGCATTACAGCGAGGACAGTTCACAATATCTATTTCTGATTCAGCTATTGTGAGGGTTGTGTCTCAGTTCCAAGGCTGCCAGTAAGCCTGAAGGAGATGGCAGATGGTCACCACCCCTAACCTGCTAATTAAAAGTCCATTTTCTTGCCCTGTGAATCCTGACTCCAGTTCACCTCTACTAGAGTGGATATGTGGCAGCAAGCCAGAGCCTCTGGTGGAGAAAGGGGCAGTGTTCTTCATTCTTATTTGTCCTCCTATCTGAATACTGCAGAGCAGATTTTGGAGAGTGATCTAGGCTCTCCTGAGCAATGGAAATATCTGGGTttcagaaatatttgaaaggctgctAGGATTATCCCAAAGCAATTGCTAAGGAAGGGGTGGACTCATTTTATCAAGAGGCCTCACCTTAGGATTTGACAAGATATTCATCTTTTTAATGCTTAATATCAAAGGTATTGAATGGAGTGGTGAGGCAGAAATCCTTCCTGAAAACTCTTGGAATttagtataattttttttaaaaaatatatgttttcatagaataccttattgtcttttctagggagtcatgtcttctcatgatatgtccaaagtacgacagtttcagtttagtcatcttggtttctagagagaaaggaagaggaagaggaagaggaagagagagttcaggtttaatttgctctgggacagtggttcccaaccttcctaatgccacgaccctttaatacagttcctcatattgtggtgacccccaacataaaattatttttcatcactacatggaaatatgtgttttccgatggtcttaggtgacctctgtgaaagagttgttcgacccccaaaggggtcccgaccctcaggctgggaaccactgctctaggaccTAGGTATTTGTCTTATTAGCAGTCCATTACCACAGTGAAGCTTTTGCATCAATGAGTTGCATGCTTCATTGCTATGGTGATATTTATCACCAAATGAACATGTTTTAAATTTACATTAACATTTCACCCTCTTCTATTGCTTGCCTACAGAGGTTTCAATCAATACATCCAATGAACTGGACTAGAGTCTGTGAAAACTTGtagttgtgtacctttaagtcatttctgatttacggctaccctaaagcaatcctatcattgttcagaggaggttttccattgctttcccctgaggatgagagcatgtgacttgtccaaagtcacccagtgggtttcatggccaatctggaAATCAAACCAGAGTCAaattccaatgctcaaatcactatgagATGCTGGCTCAGGCTAGGAAAAACTAGTTCATCTTAATGGTCCTGCTGGATTCCTTTATGCCTTATTATGCTAAAACACACTTAATACATCTATCTCTTTGATTATAATCTAGCAAGCATTCTTCAGAAATGAATAATTATACGTCCTGGGCAAGAGGCAACTGATTTCATGATGAATTGTTACATTCAGTGCTACAAAAATGTTCCAGACCAACAAGTACTTGCAGCTTTTtgattataaaaacaaaaacacccttaGCTGTCAGTTTACAAGTAAACCTTTAGAGTCTAGACTTTCCTTCTTTAAGATTTCACCTTTCATTATGACATCCTTGGAGAATCTCCTGTTGTGGACTTAGAGACAGACAGTTGTTCTCTGTATTTGGAAACCTAGACTTAGGGTCTGCCCTAACATTAGGCACAGTGAGGCAACTGCATGAGGAATCAGGTTTGGTGTGTCATGAAGAATCAGTAAATTTTATTTACTTagtttattcttattattatattttactgttgagGAGGAgtggggcagggaggaggagtAAGGGGAAGAAGACTGGGATTTCTGAGATGTTCCTCCTCACATACCAGACTTATTCAACTGGCTTAAGGTAACATACAGAGATGTCAAGAGCATTCACAGATCATGAGAAAGGATGTATCAAGATATCTGAGATAATCCCTAAAACCCCAAAACTCTCCTGTTAGATACCATGAGATTTTTCATGCTTATGAAATACAGGTCTTTGAGAACTGATGATTTTAAAGAAAGTGTTTTTAAGAAGGTGCTGTGTTGTTTCCACTGAACTGTGTTTGAATTGATTTTCAGAATTATTTTTCATGGTAtgtgttaaattattttttatccatgaatagtttgatcccattttaatgttgtatttttatttgttttaactataCAGGTTAAGGATCCCTaacctgaaatgtttgggaccagaactgGATATTGTttggattgccccccccccccccgattttgaaatacctgtatttccaTATATCTACTGAGACATAATGAAcctggagcagtggtgtcacagaGGGGGTGTAGCATGCGTGGACTGCAACTGGTGGCACCCCAGAGGAGGGGTTATGCCTAGTTGGACCATCGTCCTCCTTCCATGCAGGACAGGCAAACGCGCATACTTCCTGGCCGCTCCATTACTGAGTTGCTTCCCTGGAGAGGAAGCCAAGTGATGGAGCAGCAGGAGAGGCAAATGCATACCCTTTTCAGATGACACCCTCTGCAGTGGGTGACCCCCtagctagtgacaccactgggctgGAGAGAAACAGAGGATCTATGAAATGGCAGAAAGCATGGTTTTGCATCGTTTCACAGATCTTTCTGTTTATCTCCAgttgcatctctctccagcctcacaaatacagcACAGGTACTTAGTATGCTACTTGTGTTGTAGCTCAAAAAGTTTAGAATTTTGAAgtatttcggatttcagaattccagataatgaATACTCAACCTGTCTtgtatttgtaagctgctttgagcactggttttgggggaaagttGGAGTataaatgatggtgatgatgatgatgattctgttTGTCAGCACTGGCAGCAGTAAATCACATTGTATCCATGCAAAAAACAAtgacttttgtaaaaaaaaactttgaaattTTTCACAAAGAAAGCTTGAGATGCAAAGAAACCatttgcaaatgtgcaaaaattcttGTAATTGCTCAAGGGGGatacttaaaaaaacacaactggTTGATcttatttgcaagaatgaaaATAAGCTAAGATTTGTACCACAGTACTGTGCACTTCAATTTTGAGAGTATAATTtgttgctctgcctcaggcagcaatatGTATTGGGTCAGACCCATCTAGTCCTGAATCCTGCAGGTTCCTTTCTAAGAGATTCTGTCTTTTGGGTTCTAGATCGAAGCCTGGTGTCAGGCAATATTGGCATCTCACCCCATCTGATCTGCACCTGCGAGTGGCCAGCCTACACCACTTATACTTCACCCATGGTCAAGAAACTTGTGGAGGAGGACAAGTCAAGAATTGAAGGGCTGCTGGGAACACCACGGGGAAGCAGTCAAAGGTCAAGCAGCAGCCAGGCTCACCTCCATCAGAAGAAGTACAGCCGTGGGTCCCAGGAAGTGGGTATAACTGGAGCAAGTCCAGGAACACCACGATTTAGCACTACCATTAGTCCTTTTCGGGTTACCAAGGACTCAGCAACTGGTTATGGTGGTTTGGGGGTGCTGAGCAGTGATTCACCTTTGGGGACTTCCATTACACAGAACTTGGTAATTTTTTCCAGAAGAAGAATCCCACTCCGTGTTCTGCCAATGAAGCTGCCAGATGCTGCCAGTAAGCATGTGGCACTGCAGGAATAGTGCCATAGTTGTGGCACTGTGGAAAGGTGCATTAAAATCTCTCAGCAACTAACATGCATTTTTGGATTCTTTTTTCTTAGAATTGTGGCATATACTGagtggagggaagaggaaaaacactgttaacatatatatgaaaacaGGATTTCAAGTATTAGAGGacttttcacacattcacaaaagcattttctttttttgaatcATTATTTGTTAAAATACTCAATACAAATAATTACATACATATCAATccatacatacacaaatacacaaataagGTAAGCATACTTCAGTGTAATTGATATATTCCATCCTTTCTTCAAACCCTCATCTGCTTGTTCCTTTCAAACACACTTTCTTAACATTCCCTACATCGCTTCCTCAGCTTTAACCCCCCCTTCCTCTGAAcctttcatcttctttctcctactCTCTCTTCATTCTCCACTTTTctgccttcctctctcttccttaaCACTCATACCTTCTTCTACCTCCTCATACCTTCTACACTTACTTAAATCTTTTGCTTTGCATACAATCTCCTCATCCTTTTTTAATAagtattttctttattctttcttattctacatttatccatttccattcaTACATTTTCAATAACCATTCTTCCATTGTAGGCATATCTTCACTTTTCCACTTTTGTGCAAAATTAACTTGTGCCAGAGTAATCATATGAAATatgtggggggtttttttttggttttttactCTCTATCTCCCCATCAAGTATTCCTAATAAGTAAAATTCTGGCTttaattttatttcccccccaataGCTCCATAATTTGTTCGTTTATCATCTTCCAATACTTTTTTTGCCGATTTACATGTCCACCAACAGTGGAAGAAGGTGCCAATTCcttttttacacttccaacaaagattattttttgttttctaaatttttgcaattttgtcTGGTGAGAGGTACCactgaaaaacattttataaaaattttctcTTAAATTCTGAGAGAATGAATTTAACACTATTTTCCCACACTTTTCCCCATTGGGACATTAGTATGGGATGCCCAACATTTTTTACCCATTTAATCATTTGTTCTTTAACCATTTCATCTTCCATCTCATATCTTAGAAGAACACTATATAACTTCCCGATAAGTTTATTTTTCTCCTCTGTTAAGATTTTCTCCAATTCAGATTCTCCATCTTTCTGTGCAAACCCAAACGTTCTTAAGTCCATTATATATCTTTCGTAAATTTGTCTATGTTGAACCAATTTATATCCCGGCCTTCTTTATTCAGTACTTCTCTTGATTTGATTTCCCACTTACCCTCTTTCATTTCCAATATATCCTTATATTTATACCATTTCTCTTCCttaatcatttcttttctataaagAGCCTCGTGTAGGGATATCCATCCCTCCAATTTTGGTATTACACTTCTTTTATCACTAAACGTTTTATAAAATAGGGCTGTTAAACCGTCGTTTCCTGGTGCCTTTCCTCCTTTACACTGTTTAATTGCTTCCAACACTTCAGCTATTGTTACTGGTTGATTCAGGAGTTGCTGTTGCTCTTCTGTAAAGCTTCCAATACTGTGTTTATCCATATATTCGCTGATTTTCCCTTCGTCAGTTGGAAGTTCCCAATATAAAGTTTGGTAAAAGTTTATAAATATTTCTTGTAtgtctttttgctgtgtgaataTTGTATCTCCTCTTCTTATTCTGTTAATAGACTTTTTCTCTTTATCTTTCCTTAATTTGTATGAGAGCCATTTGCCTGCCTTATTTGCATGttcaaaatgtttctgctttgttattttcaattttttctctttttccgtTACGGCTTCTAATTCTAATTGTTTCTGGAggatttaaatctcattttgtattttcttatttttggGACATTTCTTTAATTCGTcttctttgtttttcaaaaggtTATTTAGTAGtattgctttttgtttcttttgtctttGCAAAATAATATTCTGTTGCATAAAGAAGCCTCTTATAACCGCCTTTCCTGCATCCCATACTGTTGATGTTTTAACTTCTTTATTCATGTTTTCTCTGATGAATAGTTGGATTATCTTTCTAcccttttcttttatatttttgtcttttaacAACTCTTCATTTAAATACCAATTATTCTTTCTGTATGGTTCTCTCAAGGATAAAGTTATAGGGTTGTGATTGGAGATTTCTCTATTTAAAGTAATCATTTCTTTAACATCTTTAATCATTGTTTTCGACACCAGGAACATGTCTATCCTTGACAAGGATTCATATCTCTCCGAATAGAAGGTATAGCTTTTTTCATTATTGTATAAATGTCTCCATATTTCTAACAGTGATAAGTTATCCATTAGGTCAAAAAatcttgttgtgttgttgtgtccCTTACCTTGTCtcgcctttattttattttctgaggCTCTATTTTAGGCTCTATCACTCCATTAAAGTCACTCATCACTACTATGTTTTCATACTCATATTCTAATAagcattcttgttttgttttgttttggggttttttaaataaaacacaccTTTATTTTCATGGGGGCAGTATATGTCTACCAGCAAGATTCTTCTCCCACTCCAATCTATTTCTATTCCCAAGTAGTGCCCATTTTTGTCTTTGAATATTTCTGATGAAATAAGTATTCCATTCCTCTATATGGAGATTTGGGTTTTCCATAATGGAATCTCCTCAAGTGATGGCACTGTTGATGAACGATCCAGAGCTTATCCTGTTACATATAAGGGAGACAGACAAGCCTTACCTCTCATTATAGGGAGTTATTCCTTCAAAAAGATTTTATTTTGCTGCTAACATGAAGTGGACAAATATGTGGGACAGTACTAAAGTATCATTCTATAGAGAAGGGGTGCGAAATCTTTAGACCTTCCATTTTTTGATGAATGACTCCCATCATGCTTCACACAGGGTTAGGCAGGAGGAAACTGCAATTGGTGTCCCATAACATGTAGGGGGTCATGGATTCCACAGcgtttcctttatttttataatgGTGTACATAAgactgtgttatttatttattttgttctcaaACTTGGCAGTGCCTGCTTTATGCATCTGTCACTTCCAAAAAGCATATATACATAAATGTTTGCAAATGgtatgaatgttgttgttgttgtgtcccttcaattaatttctgacttatggcaactctgatCTACACCACataaataatacagcttgacactgctttaactggcatggctccatcctatggaatcctgagatatgtagtttgttgtgccagcagagctctctgacaaagaagactaaataactacagatcccagaattccatagcattgaataacgtcagttaaagcagtgtcaaactgcattgtttctgctgtgTAGCTCAgacctaagctgaacctatcatgctgttttcttggcaacatttatcgAGAGGggggttacctttgccttcctctgaggctgagagagtatgacttgcctaaagttacccagtgggtttccttggccgagtagggatttgaaccctgatctttagAATCAAAATataatacccaaaccactacaccatgctggctttctagaATGAAAGTCCAAACCTGTTATTGGTGATTGTGAAGGAAGACCTGTTTGAGTattcctctctcttttgctttcctAGAAAGCAAATCTGCTAAATATATCTTCTGACAACACTATCTTCCATTTAATATTTTTCATATGTTGTTTATTTTAGGGGATTGCTGATAGTGGTAGTTTCTGTTTCATATATCCACTTCCCCAAAATCCTGGCTTTTCACTGCTGTGTTGAATGAACTATGGTGAGAGAGAGAAGATGTGTAGAGTTAAAAAGGTAACacaaaagaatgaaacaaaagcaagcaaacatacatacacacagcagTTTAAACCTACAGATGAAGCAGACCCTACTGGTTATTACAATATGGAAGCCTGACTAACAACCAAATCCCATTCTGAAAGCACTTTATTGGTCTGTGGCTGTCTAGATTGAATGCAGGTGTTCCTGCTGGTGTACGGACAAAATCCAGATGCCGTCTGGATTTGTTTCAGTGATATATTGGCTAACTTCCCATCAAGGATAATGTGGCCAAAGCAACACACAACATATACAGAGGCAAACAAAAAAGTGACCTGCAGGGAAGGGTGAACACTATATTTTAAGCAGGcagtttgtgtttttaatattgtgtACTTAGAGCTGATGGATATTGTAATTGAGAGTCAAATTAGTGAGGTTTATAGCTTCCTTGTTTGGAACAGCAATAACTTCAGAGGTAATTAAGGGCCTGGGGTTTTGCTTTGCCAGGTAAAATTATGCTTGAATCTGGTCCACTATTTTTCTTCTCTGCATAGCGTTGGAAGGATTGATGGTAACACTTATATCAACAGGGAAGGGTTCATTTTCCCcagctaaaaaaagaaaaagccaagcaTTTTTCTATGTCTGAAGAACCAGAACTAAAGTGGGCAGGCATTGCACAGTTAGTGAtgcttattttaacattttaatgtaaTAAAGGTATGTTAATGACTGGATGAGGCCAAAGACCAGTCTCctctagcatttttttttaaatatagtaaCCAACCACATCCCTACTGGAGGTCCCGAGGCAGAATATTAAGACAAGAGCACCCTCCCAGCTGTGTCCCCCCGAATGGTAACTGGCATTGTATCCCCTTTCTCTATGATACTGGGAATATTTCAAAACACAGTGAGTCCATAGTGGTTATGGCATATCCATTCATcggtaataaaataaaatataaaagtacTATTGTAGCAGATTCTGAATCAACCTACTGTAGGTCTTTTACTGCATTGGGCAggctgggaatcatgcagctttaCTGAAAGGTTCCTGACCACAGAGCCTCCATGCACAGAGGTGGCTTCTCCTCTTCAGACTGTCATTCTCTACAACATGGAGAGCAATAATGGAGGTCAAGATCAGTGTACTCCCCTACTTAGATGCTTAATTTAACTAGATTACAGAATGTCTGGAGAGGGCTTattttaatcataattcctgtttTATATTGAAAGGCAAGCTTGCAATCCAAAACACAGTCCAGCTATCCCCAGCAGTGATTGTTTATATACCTGAAGCTCCTAGACTGCAGTCCATGtctctgaggaagtgggctggGCTGCCTTGAAAGTTCAGGCTAGAAGGTGCCATATGATTCTTTGTTATTGTGCTGCAATACACTGGCACAGCTATCCTTTTGAAAACAGA from Sceloporus undulatus isolate JIND9_A2432 ecotype Alabama chromosome 2, SceUnd_v1.1, whole genome shotgun sequence includes the following:
- the LOC121924090 gene encoding CMT1A duplicated region transcript 4 protein homolog isoform X2, which encodes MKTTMAFSSKNPLKDRSLVSGNIGISPHLICTCEWPAYTTYTSPMVKKLVEEDKSRIEGLLGTPRGSSQRSSSSQAHLHQKKYSRGSQEVGITGASPGTPRFSTTISPFRVTKDSATGYGGLGVLSSDSPLGTSITQNLVIFSRRRIPLRVLPMKLPDAASKHVALQE
- the LOC121924090 gene encoding CMT1A duplicated region transcript 4 protein homolog isoform X1; the encoded protein is MIFLKDILHPSQRNIFNQLTQMKTTMAFSSKNPLKDRSLVSGNIGISPHLICTCEWPAYTTYTSPMVKKLVEEDKSRIEGLLGTPRGSSQRSSSSQAHLHQKKYSRGSQEVGITGASPGTPRFSTTISPFRVTKDSATGYGGLGVLSSDSPLGTSITQNLVIFSRRRIPLRVLPMKLPDAASKHVALQE